A stretch of Myxocyprinus asiaticus isolate MX2 ecotype Aquarium Trade chromosome 42, UBuf_Myxa_2, whole genome shotgun sequence DNA encodes these proteins:
- the LOC127432933 gene encoding E3 ubiquitin-protein ligase MARCHF5, protein MVVLETRDLTGQKMACVDEPPEKHCWVCFATEKEDRAAEWVSPCRCKGCTKWIHQACLQRWLDEKQKGNSSGAVSCPQCGTEYCIVFPKMGPLVYFLQQVDRALSRASPFAAAGVVVGTVYWSAVTYGAVTVMQVVGHKKGLDVMERADPLFLLMGLPTIPVMLVLGKMIRWEDYMVRLWQRHSSKLQVLGGLVPGMGRPLPRAPAEGGYGGDHLSVSRTLCGALVFPSIANLVGRLLFRRVTSNLQRTILGGIAFVVIKGVLKVYFKQQQYLIQANRHILNYPEPEARAEGVIEDGNEDSGNE, encoded by the exons ATGGTTGTGCTGGAGACCCGGGATCTAACCGGACAAAAGATGGCCTGTGTAGATGAACCTCCAGAGAA GCACTGCTGGGTGTGTTTTGCCACTGAGAAAGAGGACCGTGCTGCAGAATGGGTCAGTCCATGCAGGTGTAAGGGCTGTACTAAGTGGATTCATCAGGCGTGCTTACAGCGATGGCTTGATGAAAAACAGAAGGGCAACAGCAGTGGAGCTGTGAGCTGCCCACAGTGTGGCACAGAATACTGTATAGTTTTTCCCAAAATGG GTCCTCTGGTCTACTTCCTCCAGCAGGTTGATAGAGCCCTTTCCAGGGCCAGTCCATTCGCTGCAGCTGGAGTCGTGGTGGGCACCGTCTATTGGTCGGCAGTTACCTATGGTGCCGTCACAGTTATGCAG GTGGTGGGTCATAAGAAGGGTCTGGATGTGATGGAGCGTGCAGACCCTCTATTTCTGCTCATGGGTTTGCCCACCATCCCTGTCATGCTGGTACTGGGAAAAATGATTCGCTGGGAGGATTACATGGTGCGGCTCTGGCAGCGACACTCCTCCAAGCTCCAGGTCCTCGGTGGGCTTGTCCCTG GAATGGGCCGTCCTCTGCCCCGGGCCCCAGCAGAGGGCGGTTATGGAGGAGACCATCTCTCCGTGTCTCGCACCCTGTGTGGTGCTCTTGTCTTCCCCTCTATAGCCAACCTGGTGGGTCGTCTCCTGTTCCGCAGAGTCACTTCCAACCTTCAGCGCACCATTCTG GGTGGCATTGCCTTCGTGGTGATCAAGGGAGTGTTGAAAGTGTATTTCAAACAGCAACAGTACCTCATCCAGGCCAACAGACACATACTGAATTACCCTGAACCAGAGGCAAGAGCAGAGGGCGTTATTGAGGATGGCAATGAAGACAGTGGCAATGAATGA
- the LOC127432682 gene encoding neuropeptide Y receptor type 6-like — protein sequence MDVSSSPTPDNISNSSAELGQTTWVESNICPPSVSGTTLLIVAYSTVIAIGLVGNTCLVFIISRQKEVRNVTNILIANLSCSDILMCVVCLPVTVIYTLMDRWILGETLCKVTPFVQCMSVTVSIFSLVLIALERHQLIIHPTGWTPAAGHSYLAVAVTWMVACFISLPFLSFNILTNAPFQNLSLPFNPFSDHVICMELWPSERNRLAYTTSLLLFQYCLPLLLILLCYLRIFLRLHRRRDMVEQAIEARQRKTRGAQRINAMLIVIVVAFALCWLPLNLFNTIFDWYHQALPSCQHDVIFSACHLTAMASTCVNPVVYGFLNTNFQKELNATLQRCHCGWGVPETYESFPLSTVATDVTKVSSMQRGSLIRSEQCAHC from the coding sequence ATGGATGTCTCTTCGTCACCTACGCCTGACAACATCAGCAACAGTTCAGCTGAGTTGGGCCAGACGACATGGGTGGAGTCCAATATATGCCCTCCTTCTGTGAGCGGCACAACACTTCTGATAGTGGCTTATAGCACTGTCATAGCTATTGGCTTAGTGGGCAACACCTGTTTGGTCTTCATCATATCCAGACAGAAGGAGGTGAGGAACGTCACCAACATCCTTATCGCCAACCTCTCCTGCTCGGATATCCTCATGTGTGTGGTGTGCCTCCCTGTCACAGTTATTTACACGTTGATGGACCGCTGGATCTTGGGTGAGACGTTGTGTAAGGTCACACCGTTCGTGCAGTGCATGTCCGTGACGGTTTCCATCTTCTCGTTGGTTCTCATCGCTTTGGAGCGGCATCAATTGATCATCCACCCAACTGGTTGGACCCCAGCTGCTGGGCATTCATATCTGGCTGTAGCGGTCACTTGGATGGTGGCCTGCTTCATTTCCCTACCCTTCCTCTCCTTTAACATCCTTACCAATGCACCGTTCCAGAATCTCAGCCTGCCCTTCAACCCGTTCAGTGACCACGTCATCTGCATGGAGCTCTGGCCGTCAGAACGCAACCGATTGGCCTACACCACCTCGCTTTTGCTTTTCCAGTACTGCCTACCCCTGCTGCTCATTCTACTCTGCTACCTGCGCATATTTCTGCGTCTGCACAGACGGCGAGACATGGTGGAACAAGCCATCGAAGCACGACAAAGGAAAACACGAGGCGCTCAACGCATCAACGCCATGTTGATAGTGATTGTGGTCGCTTTTGCGCTATGCTGGCTGCCGCTCAACCTCTTCAACACCATTTTTGACTGGTACCACCAAGCCCTTCCTTCTTGCCAGCACGATGTCATATTCTCTGCATGCCATCTGACAGCTATGGCCTCCACCTGTGTCAACCCGGTGGTGTACGGCTTTCTCAACACTAACTTCCAGAAGGAACTGAATGCGACGCTTCAACGCTGCCATTGTGGCTGGGGGGTACCAGAGACTTACGAGAGCTTCCCGCTCTCAACGGTTGCCACCGATGTCACCAAGGTTTCCTCCATGCAACGTGGCTCCTTGATCAGATCAGAACAGTGCGCTCACTGCTAA